One part of the Lytechinus pictus isolate F3 Inbred chromosome 3, Lp3.0, whole genome shotgun sequence genome encodes these proteins:
- the LOC135153623 gene encoding collagen triple helix repeat-containing protein 1-like encodes MEPCNYLEKSPGSSMMFFLMIVSYGFMAVNGWGATCSQGPPGPPGPPGPSGPAGSPGDGELLEHNNWKQCAWYSANGNDYDTIYTCTFTKRHSDSALWVYYGGNLRLYGCSGCCKRWYFTFNDNECSPTPIDGVVFQTNTNNMNLHRHRSISGYCHTVGAGSVNVKFLVGDCPGYGNYDAYSGWNSASRIIIKEVPKSSYGY; translated from the exons ATGGAACCATGTAATTATCTAGAGAAATCGCCTGGATCTTCAATGATGTTCTTCTTGATGATAGTGTCGTATGGCTTCATGGCTGTGAACGGCTGGGGAGCG ACATGTTCTCAAGGACCACCGGGACCACCTGGGCCTCCAGGACCATCAGGACCTGCAGGTAGTCCAGGCGATGGAGAACTCCTAGAACATAACAACTGGAAACAGTGTGCCTGGTACTCGGCTAACGGAAATGACTATGACACTATTTAC ACCTGTACTTTTACGAAGAGACACAGTGACTCTGCTCTCTGGGTCTACTATGGAGGCAACCTTCGTCTTTATGGATGTAGTGGATGCTGTAAAAGATGGTATTTTACTTTCAATGATAATGAATGTTCACCTACACCTATTGATGGTGTGGTCTTCCAAACAAACACGAACAACATGAATCTTCACAGACATCGAAGCATTTCAG GATACTGCCACACGGTCGGAGCTGGATCTGTCAATGTGAAATTTTTGGTAGGAGACTGCCCGGGATATGGGAACTACGATGCTTACTCAGGATGGAACAGCGCATCACGAATCATCATCAAGGAGGTCCCTAAATCATCGTATGGATACTAG
- the LOC129257102 gene encoding collagen triple helix repeat-containing protein 1-like codes for MMFFLMILTYGVMTVNGWGATCSQGPPGPPGPPGPSGPAGSPGDGELLEYNNWKQCAWYSNNGNDYDTIYTCTFTKRHSDSALWVYYGGNLRLYGCSGCCKRWYFTFNDNECSPTPIDGVVYQANTNNMNLHRHRSISGYCHTVGAGSVNVKFLVGDCPGYGNYDASTGWNSASRIIIKEVPKSSYGY; via the exons ATGATGTTCTTCTTGATGATATTGACGTATGGCGTCATGACTGTGAACGGCTGGGGAGCG ACATGTTCTCAGGGACCACCGGGACCACCTGGGCCTCCAGGACCATCAGGACCTGCAGGTAGTCCAGGCGATGGGGAACTCCTAGAATATAACAACTGGAAACAGTGTGCCTGGTACTCTAATAACGGAAATGATTATGACACTATTTAC ACCTGTACTTTTACGAAGAGGCACAGTGACTCTGCTCTCTGGGTCTACTATGGAGGCAACCTTCGTCTTTATGGATGTAGTGGATGCTGTAAAAGATGGTATTTTACTTTCAATGATAATGAATGTTCACCTACACCTATTGATGGTGTGGTCTACCAAGCCAATACGAACAACATGAATCTGCACAGGCACAGAAGTATTTCAG GATATTGTCACACGGTCGGAGCTGGATCAGTAAATGTGAAATTTTTGGTAGGAGACTGCCCGGGATATGGTAACTACGATGCATCCACAGGGTGGAACAGTGCATCACGAATCATCATCAAGGAGGTCCCTAAATCATCATATGGATACTAG
- the LOC135153624 gene encoding uncharacterized protein LOC135153624 yields the protein MMSGPRNRALTARCRSRNSTYKADIIASQKQYLRQWNDVGLKPVKNEIEYALRQTTVDHEKAINTIKEVKDKAFELLKLFFRPLEDAISDKNRKIRKSLKEKKQKIENYQNRLKSFIQQIEEGKHSSDFDKNKFVERAEQLKLDTGQLAIKESVICVSGVEINMVQTEVDRFQQQIQQFLKQFNLDDMFGVEDTKQEFKARITTPPELSSSPEQSLPTISTNNLELTPHPPIHAARARSAYSINRHSQVPSSITTLKSIETVEDCRSRRSDRSPLHRSLPSDATNAVNGGKVKPTISVSPRKAVANDDQKTGRRLDHPYSVDVLNNGNKVVVETDALKIIDRDSNEIVQIITLYKRDEAKATGCCDLTVLKNDNVIVCDSQRKKLLLVRPGSDEYEVFMEFERRAVPRAITNDGEILYICLCMESGDGVLQKIDIDSKRKVGRLPFPRPQMTTASPKYVAINSCQEILASDALNGIMWFVDRESNVHRFTNACIPGLARPTGMCWLSPTRFVVAVQDVHHHRLLVVDITDINHIRVINTFGCRGNQPNEFNSPEGMITYQGYGHDQLLVCDLMNSRLNHIPLSYLEDSSIV from the coding sequence ATGATGTCAGGACCAAGGAACCGAGCGTTAACGGCTAGGTGCCGCTCTCGAAATTCAACATACAAGGCGGATATTATTGCATCTCAAAAGCAGTATCTACGTCAATGGAATGACGTTGGACTAAAACCAGTTAAGAATGAGATAGAATACGCATTGAGGCAAACAACTGTAGATCACGAGAAGGCAATTAACACCATTAAAGAAGTCAAAGATAAAGCATTTGAGttgttgaaattatttttcagaCCATTAGAGGATGCCATCTCAGATAAAAACCGGAAGATTCGTAAGAGTTTGAAGGAAAAGAAGCAAAAGATCGAAAATTACCAAAACCGATTGAAATCCTTCATCCAGCAAATAGAAGAAGGGAAACATTCTTCAGACTTTGACAAAAATAAGTTTGTAGAGAGAGCAGAGCAGTTGAAGTTGGATACAGGTCAACTAGCCATCAAAGAATCTGTTATCTGTGTATCAGGGGTTGAGATCAACATGGTGCAGACGGAGGTCGACAGGTTTCAACAACAGATCCAACAGTTCCTGAAACAGTTCAATCTAGATGACATGTTCGGAGTGGAAGACACTAAGCAGGAGTTCAAAGCTCGTATCACCACTCCTCCAGAGTTATCTTCCTCTCCTGAGCAATCTCTGCCTACGATATCCACTAACAACTTGGAGCTTACTCCACATCCACCCATACATGCTGCGAGAGCGAGGAGTGCCTATTCAATTAACCGACATTCCCAAGTGCCATCGTCTATAACCACTCTGAAATCGATAGAAACAGTGGAAGATTGCCGTTCCAGAAGATCTGACCGGTCTCCACTTCACAGATCTTTGCCATCTGATGCAACAAATGCGGTTAATGGTGGAAAGGTTAAACCAACCATTTCTGTTTCTCCTCGAAAAGCGGTTGCTAACGATGATCAAAAAACGGGGAGGAGACTAGACCATCCCTACAGCGTAGATGTGCTCAATAATGGTAACAAAGTTGTTGTAGAAACAGATGCATTGAAGATCATCGACAGAGATTCAAATGAGATTGTGCAGATTATAACTTTGTACAAACGTGACGAGGCCAAGGCAACTGGGTGTTGCGACCTCACCGTCTTAAAGAATGACAATGTCATCGTATGCGATTCTCAACGAAAGAAACTGCTACTTGTAAGACCAGGCTCTGACGAGTATGAAGTTTTCATGGAGTTTGAGAGAAGAGCGGTTCCGCGAGCTATAACAAATGATGGGGAAATCCTTTACATCTGTCTGTGTATGGAGTCAGGGGATGGTGTCTTGCAGAAGATTGACATTGATTCGAAACGTAAAGTTGGACGCTTACCATTTCCAAGACCCCAAATGACTACAGCAAGTCCAAAGTATGTAGCAATCAATAGTTGTCAGGAGATCCTTGCTAGTGACGCCTTGAATGGAATCATGTGGTTCGTTGATAGGGAGAGCAATGTTCACAGATTTACCAATGCCTGCATCCCTGGCCTTGCAAGGCCTACTGGAATGTGTTGGTTGAGTCCAACTCGGTTCGTTGTAGCTGTCCAGGATGTTCATCATCATCGACTTCTTGTTGTTGACATTACTGATATCAATCACATCCGTGTCATCAATACTTTCGGATGCAGAGGCAACCAACCTAACGAGTTCAACTCTCCTGAAGGAATGATCACGTATCAGGGCTATGGTCATGATCAACTCcttgtttgtgatttgatgaattCTCGACTTAACCATATTCCCCTATCTTACCTGGAAGACTCATCAATTGTTTAA
- the LOC129257101 gene encoding uncharacterized protein LOC129257101: MDNDLDNTLSCPICYEQYGIPKALPCLHTFCRSCLEKMADGYMTITCPICSTVHKLPDNGVDGFNTNYALVDVMTDIKSPKFKEVMNRKNKVEEMQGIVKREVKNLKHLVDVVHTPLLQSITSLKKGTEQQMKEKAKLVNELYDRIIAHAQKEREKHISGIEKSSGVAIRYFDNAQSMILKEKAKIESFYTKASRKSYTDLEIMDLNEFLRDAAEHNRGGRRIATEHSHLMWNDIDVSENKDHMRQIDSTLGDIVRVHGMKRSHRPRIGTMESGKHNRPSLNRLRSKSEPYPDAIEAACLPKVDSKKLSDPVRTVVDSFLQMVRSNNHRVNDEKKNDLNSTTSGTSKRPLTSPTTSAKRSLFGDPPPYANRIMRRSKSDEEPLVVPQLQTTESAPRRSDSTKSTGSGNSFSSGTPSIQGQPGPQKPPRAVTASTLHSPCGIAITTNDELMIAERKSGIIRLTHPRTLRMKRNIRPFRGHIDEAKMHALFDLTVLPNGDIAVTDSSLKKMIFLQKFNNYGAPQQIWMPHDMVPRGITSDGACMYVCDAGNACIQVYTHTGKHCSSIDLDNLTTDRSPAISEVCPQSITVSPNGHILVSDIINRCLYLVLRTGEISRLPMKFITRNGVRCSTAHYDAVPRGVCWLDDHHALIVEGISQEVLLVNILDMALVHVIRRREFISLQGMVLDSSGQVLITDIENDRIHVITKSDLPSHSRGGHYTQPMRRSKSLTREVSIHDQGTLV; the protein is encoded by the coding sequence ATGGACAACGACCTTGACAACACACTCTCTTGCCCGATCTGCTACGAGCAGTATGGTATCCCTAAGGCACTTCCGTGTCTCCACACATTCTGCCGAAGTTGTCTTGAAAAGATGGCTGATGGATACATGACCATAACATGCCCCATCTGCAGCACTGTTCATAAACTCCCAGACAATGGAGTCGACGGATTCAACACCAACTATGCCCTAGTTGACGTCATGACTGATATTAAATCTCCGAAATTCAAGGAAGTCATGAACAGGAAGAATAAAGTTGAAGAAATGCAAGGTATTGTCAAAAGGGAAGTGAAAAATCTGAAACACCTTGTTGATGTTGTCCACACTCCGCTTCTCCAAAGCATCACGTCATTGAAAAAAGGTACCGAGCAGCAGATGAAAGAAAAGGCCAAGTTGGTGAATGAGCTGTATGACCGTATTATCGCTCATGCTCAAAAAGAGCGGGAGAAACACATCAGCGGGATTGAGAAAAGTAGTGGCGTCGCCATTAGATACTTTGACAACGCTCAAAGTATGATCCTTAAGGAAAAGGCCAAGATCGAATCCTTTTACACAAAAGCCTCGCGGAAATCCTACACGGACTTGGAGATAATGGACCTAAATGAATTCTTGCGAGATGCCGCCGAACATAATCGAGGTGGTAGGAGAATAGCAACAGAACACTCCCATCTCATGTGGAATGATATTGATGTATCAGAAAATAAAGATCATATGAGGCAGATTGATTCCACTCTTGGAGACATCGTTCGAGTCCATGGAATGAAACGTTCTCATCGTCCCAGGATCGGAACTATGGAGAGTGGAAAGCACAACAGACCATCCTTGAATCGACTGAGAAGTAAGAGTGAACCGTATCCGGATGCAATAGAAGCAGCTTGTCTGCCCAAGGTGGATAGCAAGAAGCTAAGTGACCCTGTTCGTACTGTCGTAGATAGTTTCCTACAGATGGTACGTAGTAACAACCATCGTGTAAATGACGAAAAGAAAAATGACTTGAATTCAACCACGTCTGGCACTTCGAAAAGACCACTCACCAGTCCTACGACCTCAGCGAAGAGGAGCTTGTTTGGTGACCCTCCTCCCTATGCTAATAGAATAATGCGCAGATCTAAGTCAGATGAAGAGCCACTAGTCGTTCCTCAACTACAAACGACTGAATCTGCTCCTAGACGGTCAGATAGTACTAAATCCACAGGTTCTGGTAACAGCTTTAGTTCAGGGACACCGTCGATACAAGGCCAACCTGGACCCCAGAAGCCTCCCAGAGCTGTCACAGCTTCAACCTTGCATTCGCCCTGCGGAATCGCTATCACAACCaatgatgaattaatgataGCAGAGCGCAAAAGTGGTATAATCAGACTCACCCATCCCCGAACTCTCCGGATGAAGAGGAATATCAGACCATTCAGAGGTCACATCGACGAAGCCAAAATGCACGCTCTATTTGACCTCACCGTACTTCCTAATGGAGATATCGCCGTCACGGATTCAAGTCTTAAAAAGATGATCTTCCTCCAAAAATTCAACAATTATGGTGCACCTCAACAGATATGGATGCCACACGATATGGTTCCTCGCGGCATCACCAGCGACGGAGCTTGCATGTATGTCTGTGATGCTGGCAACGCATGTATTCAAGTGTATACCCACACAGGGAAACACTGTAGTAGTATTGACCTGGACAATCTCACAACAGATCGGTCACCTGCTATCTCCGAGGTGTGTCCACAGTCCATCACAGTCAGTCCCAACGGTCACATTCTTgtaagtgacatcatcaaccgaTGCCTTTACCTAGTTCTGCGCACTGGTGAAATCAGCAGACTGCCCATGAAGTTCATTACAAGGAACGGTGTCCGCTGTTCGACAGCACACTATGACGCTGTTCCCCGTGGCGTCTGCTGGCTGGACGACCACCACGCCCTCATAGTAGAAGGAATCAGCCAGGAAGTCCTCCTCGTCAATATCCTGGACATGGCATTGGTTCACGTGATCCGACGGAGAGAGTTTATCTCTCTGCAGGGCATGGTACTTGATTCCTCTGGTCAAGTCCTCATCACAGACATTGAAAACGACAGAATCCATGTAATCACTAAGTCAGACTTGCCTTCCCATAGCCGTGGAGGACACTACACTCAACCTATGCGACGCTCAAAGAGTCTGACCAGAGAAGTGTCAATCCATGATCAAGGTACATTAGTATGA